CAGAAAATTCAAAGCCTCCTGATAATCAGGTTTTAATTTTAATGCGGTTTTTAATTCTTTTTCTACAGAAGAATAATCTTTTAAATCAAAATAAATACTGCCCAAATAAAGATGCGCCTGAGGATCGTCCGCAGATAAACCCGTAATTATTTTAAAAATACTTTCTGCTTCTTTTAATTTTCCCTGTTGCAGATAAATCGCCCCTAAACTTTTATAAATTTCAATATTTTTCGGTTCAAGTTTTGAGGCATTCTTAAGCGCAAGTGTATATTCCTGAGAAGCCAGCTCTACTTGCTTCTGTGCGGCATATACCAATGCTAATATTGCATGCGGTTCCACGGCTTCAGGAGCAATCCCGATAGCCTGTTTAAGCTGAGAAATTGCCTGTTTGGCATCATCCTTCTTAATAAAAATCGATGCCAGGTTTAGATGCAATAAAGCACTATCCGGGTCAGTTACCAGGGCTGCCTGATATTCCTGCATCGCCCTATCCAGATCTCCCAGATCTTCGCAATAAACTCCTACGATATAGTGGCTTAAACCTTGGGCGTCTTCTTTTGTATCCGAGGCCAACGCTAGAGAAACAACCAAGGC
The Candidatus Omnitrophota bacterium DNA segment above includes these coding regions:
- a CDS encoding tetratricopeptide repeat protein translates to MNFKYLNSVICLCLTLALVVSLALASDTKEDAQGLSHYIVGVYCEDLGDLDRAMQEYQAALVTDPDSALLHLNLASIFIKKDDAKQAISQLKQAIGIAPEAVEPHAILALVYAAQKQVELASQEYTLALKNASKLEPKNIEIYKSLGAIYLQQGKLKEAESIFKIITGLSADDPQAHLYLGSIYFDLKDYSSVEKELKTALKLKPDYQEALNFLGYFYLEQDKNIDAAGKMIKKALVLEPDNGAYIDSLGWFYFKKGRFKEALNELEKAASLMSDPVIYDHLGDVFLKLGNQESAKLNWEKSLKLDSTQEKIKTKLFKLTNNGK